The genomic stretch GAGTTGATGCAGCCTTAAGTGGAACGATCAGTCTTTTGAAAATGTTGAATTAAGTACTGAGCGATAATGTTGGGTTGTTCGGCTTGTAAAAAATGACCACAGTTGGGAACATAGACACTCTCAATTCCTTGTGGGAAATAAGATGTCTGAGCTAAAGCTTGATGTAGCCGTATATTCATACAGCCATCAGCCAAACCAGCTAAAGCCAGTGTGGGTGTGGTGACTGGACTTAATAAGTGCTGATTTGCTTTAAGGTTGTCTGAATTTAAAACTGCAAATAAGTTGTGGTAATAGCGGGTAGCTGCCCAAGCAATATCGGAATTTTGAAAAGCCGCGCGGGTAGGTGAAAAATCTGACTCAGTAAAATTCCAAGTAGGTGACCATTTACGCCAGATTTTTTCTACAAAACCTGCGTTATTACGAGATAGCACCTGTTCAGCAAATCTTGATTGCATGAGCAACATATAAGAAGACATGTAGAGCTGACGCGGGAAATTAGGTATGGCTTTAACAATATCCTTAAGATTTGGAATAGGAGGAACGGCCAACAAACTCATGCTATGCAAAGCTTCGGATTGCCCACTTGCAAAGCTCATTGCAATCGCAGCTCCCCAGTCATGTCCAACGAGGTGAGCTTTATTTTTTAAGCGTCCTTTTGCTTTTAAAAGTTCTAACCAAGCTGCTAAATCTGCAAGAGCAGAGGCGAGACCGTAATGTGCCTGTCGATTTACAGAATCTTGGGTGTAACCACGCAACCAAGGGACAAAA from Acinetobacter pittii encodes the following:
- a CDS encoding alpha/beta fold hydrolase, with translation MIQVEQLTLNRDGLTLHGTLYGEADASLVVLIHGFPDTPHSWDHVYPLLVKAGYQVFVPWLRGYTQDSVNRQAHYGLASALADLAAWLELLKAKGRLKNKAHLVGHDWGAAIAMSFASGQSEALHSMSLLAVPPIPNLKDIVKAIPNFPRQLYMSSYMLLMQSRFAEQVLSRNNAGFVEKIWRKWSPTWNFTESDFSPTRAAFQNSDIAWAATRYYHNLFAVLNSDNLKANQHLLSPVTTPTLALAGLADGCMNIRLHQALAQTSYFPQGIESVYVPNCGHFLQAEQPNIIAQYLIQHFQKTDRST